The sequence below is a genomic window from Pseudomonadota bacterium.
AGGTCGGCGGCGCCAGTGCCGCCGAGGCCGGCGGCCTCACCGGCGCCGCCAACCGCCTGTCCGACGCCTGGGGCAATCTCCTCGAGGCCATCGGCCGCACGCCTGCCGTTTCCGGGCTTGCAGAGGGCGCGCTCAACCTGCTCGCCGATGCCGCCGAGGGCGTGGCGAGCCTCTTCGAGGACGACCCGATCTCGGTCCGCATCGTCGAGACCAACCGGCGGCTCATCGAGGCCGAGGACCGGCTCGTGAGGTTCAGGGAGAGCGGCAACCGCCGTGCCGTCGCCGTGACCCAGCGCCTGGTCGAGGACCTGAGGCGCCAAGTCGACGAGCTCATCGCTGAGGCGCGCAGGGAGGCCGAGGCCTTCGCTGAGGAGCAGCAGCGCGCGGAAGCGGGCCGCCGCGCCGCGGAAGCGGAGCGCCTAGCCGAGCTCCTCAGCACGCAGCGCCGCGAGATCGGCCGCGCGATCGACCAGATTGCGACGGACCCCGCCGAGCGCATCGCGCGGATCAACCGGGAGCTCGATGAGACGCGCCGGCGGCTGGACGCGCTCCGCGCTCCGGACGGCAGCAACGCCGCCGACGTGGACGCGGCCATCGGCCGGGCCGAGGAGCTGGCGCGGCGGCGGATCGAGGCGATCGAGCGGCCGGCGCGGGAGGCCGCGGGCCGCGTCGCCGCCGCCAATGCCCGGGTGATCGAGGATCTCGGCCGGCAGCTCGCCGGTCTTGCCGACGAGCGCCAGGCCTTCATCGACCAGGCGCTCTCGCGCCTCTCGGAGGGCGCCACGGCGGCGCAGCGCGCCGAGGTCGAGCGGCTCGCGGGCGCTCTCTACGACGAGAAGCAGGCCCGTGAAGAGCTCGCCAAGGCGATGCAGGAGGAGGAGCGGCTGCGCGAGGAGGGGCGGCGCCTCGTCGAGCAGCTGCGCACGCCGACCGAGGAGTATGGCGTGGCCGTCGAGCGCCTGAGCACGCTGCTCAGCGCCGGCGCGATCGATCAGGAGACGTTCAACCGCGCGCTCGTCAAGGCGAACGAGGACTTGGCGGCAGCGCAGGACCGGCTGCTCCGCCAGAGCCGGGAGTGGCAGGACGGCGTCACCCGGGCGCTCAGGGACTATGCCGACGCGGCGACCGACTCCGCCAAGGCCGCAGAGCAGGCGACCGCGCTCGCCTTCAAAACCATGGAGGACGCGCTCGTCTCCTTTGTGACCACGGGCAAGTTCGAGTTCGCCTCCTTCGCCGACAGCATCCTGGCGGACATCACCCGCATCGCGGTCCGCCAGGCGATCCTGGCACCGCTTGCCAACCTGCTCTCCGGCGGCAGTGAGGGCGGCGACCTCCTGGGCGGCCTCGGGCAGGTCTTCGCCGGGATCTTCCACGGCGGCGGGGTCGCCGGGCGCGACGCCACGCCTGCACGCGGCGTCGATGCCGCGGTGTTCCTAACGGCGCCCCGCTACCATACGGGCGGCTTCGCGGGCCTCGCGCCGGACGAGATGCCGGCGATCCTGCGCCGCGGCGAGGCCGTGCTCACGCCGGAGCAGATGGCGGCGCTCGGCGCCGGCGCTCGCGGCCAAGCCGAGCGGCGGCCGGTCCCTGCGCAGGCGGGGATCACCGTGGTGATGAACATCTCGACGCCCGACGTGGGCGGCTTCCGCTACGCCCAGGGGCAGATCGCGGCCGACGCCGCGCGCGCCATCGACCGGGCGCGGCGCAACCTCTGACGCGCATCGACCATGACCGGCTTCCATGAGATGCAGTTCCCGCCCGACATCTCCTATGGCGCCTCGGGCGGTCCCGGCTACTCGACCACGGTGGTCACCACGGTGTCGGGCCACGAGCGGCGCAACGCCAACTGGGCTGAGGCGCGCGGGCGCTGGAACGTCGCGCATGGCCTCAAGAAGCGCGAGCAGGTGGCCGAGCTCATCGCCTTCTTCCGGGCGCGCAAGGGCCGCGCCTACGGCTTCCGCTTCAAGGACTGGACCGACTACCAGGCCTTCGCCCAACTGATCGGCATTGGCGACGGCACGACCAAGACCTTCCAGCTGGTCAAGCGCTACGCGAGCGGGGGCGAGATCGAGACGCGCGTCGCCGCCAAGCCCGTCGCCGGCACGGTCCGGGTCTATCGCGACGGCGTCGAGGCGGCCTCGGGCTGGACCGTGAACACGGCGACCGGCCTCGTCACCTTCACTTCCGCGCCCGCCTCCGGCGTGCAGGTGACGGCCGACTTCGAGTTCGACGTGCCGGCCCGCTTCGACAGCGACCAGATGGATATCACCATCGAGACCTACCAGCTCGGCAGCTGGGGGCAGATCATCATCGTCGAGATCCGGCCATGAAGTCCGTTTCCGCAGCGCTCGCGGCCCATCTCGCCGGGCCGGTGACGACGCTCGCCACCTGCTGGCGCATCACGCGGCGGGATGGGCGGGAGTTCTTCTTCACCGATCACGACCGCGACCTCGTCTTCGAGGGCGAGGTCTACAGGGCGAGCTCGGGCTACTCGCGCACGGCGATCGCCAACGATTCGAGCCTCGGCGTCGACAACCTCGACGTCGAGGGCGTGTTCGACACGCAAGCGATCACCGAGGAGGAGCTGCGTGCGGGGCTGTTCGATCAGGCCGAGGTGCGCATCTTCCTCGTCAACTGGGCCGACCCGTCGATGGGCAGCTTGCGAATGCGCCGCGGTTGGTTCGGCGAGGTGGTGCTGACCGAGCAGGGCGTCTTCCGCACCGAGCTCAGGGGCATGACCCAGGCGCTCTCCCAGCGCATCGGCGAGCTCTACAGCCCCGAATGCCGCGCCGATCTCGGCGACGACCGCTGCAAGGTGCCGATCCATCCGCCGGAGATCCAGCGCTCGGCCGCCTATGCGGTGGGCGACATCGTCCGTGTCCGGACGTCCTCGGCGCTGGCGACGATCGGCATCCCCTTCGTGAATCCGGGCTTCGATGCGGGCGACCTTTCCGGCTGGACCCTGGTGTCAGGCTCGGCGTCGGCCAAGACCTCGAACGGCGCGCTCGGGCCGAAGACGGGAACGCACTTCATCGAAGGCGGCAATGTTTCCAGCTTCGAGGTCCGCCAGACCGTCGATCTCGCAGGCGTGCTCGATCCCGCCACGACCGATGGCGGCAGCTATCTCCTCACCGTTGGCGCCTGGCGGGCCAATGGCGGCGGCGATACCGCCGACCAGGGCCGGGTGCGCGTCGAGCTGCTGGACGAAGCGGGCGCGGTGCTCGCGACGCCGCTCGACACTGGCAACGAGGCGATGGCGGGCGTCTGGACGCTCCGGCAAGCTGCCGACGCCCCGGTGCCGGCCGGCGCGCGGCAGCTGCGGGTGGTCTTCAGCGGGACGCGCGTGAGCGGCACGGCCTGCAACGCTGCGCTCGACGGCGTCTCCGGCTACTTCACCGACACCACCACCGGCGTCGGCACCGCCGCCGTCTACGAGAACCGGATCTACCGCTGCGTCGCGGTGGGCACCACCGCTGCGGTCCAGCCCGCCTACGACACGGGCGTCGGCCAGCAGACCACGGATGGCAGCGCCGTGTTCGAGGCGATGGAGGCGTGGAGCCGTGCGGGGCTCGTCGCCGATGTGGTCGACCGCGCCGTCTTCACCGCCTCCATCGACGAGCCGCGCGCGGCCGACGGCTGGTTCGCGGGCGGCGTGCTGACCTGGGAGAGCGGTCCGAACACCGGCCGCTCGATCGAGGTCAAGGCCTGGACGCAAGCGAGCGGCCGGATCGAGCTCTTCCTCCCCATGGGCTATGCGATCCGGGTCGGCGATCTCTTCCGCATACACCCCGGCTGCGACAAGCGCCTCGATACCTGCATCGATCGCTTTGCCAACGTCCTCAACTTCCGCGGCGAGCCCTACGTGCCGGGCCAGGACGCCATCATGAGCTACCCCGATGCCCGCTGAGATAATCACGCCCGAGCAGATCGTCGCGGAGGCGCGGAGCTGGCTCGGCGTGCCCTGGCGCCACCAGGGGCGGACCCGTTCCGGCATCGACTGCGTCGGCCTCGTGGTGCAGGTCGCGCGCGCCCTCGGGCTCTCGGACTACGACCACACCGCCTATGGCCGCCGTGCCCAGGGCCAGGGCTTCGTCGAGCACTTCCGCACCAACATGGACGGCGTCGCCATCCCGGAGGCAGGGCCGGGCGACGTGCTCGTCTTCGCCGACCAGGCCTATCCCTGCCACTGCGGCTTCCTCACCGAGCGGCTGAGCCATCCGCATCTCATCCACGCCCATGCGCTCCGGCGCAAGGTGATCGAGGAGCCCTACGCCGGCGAGTGGCTCGCCAAGGTCAAGTTCGCCTTCCGCTTCCGCAAGCCCGTCGTCTGATCCATGGCCATCCTCGTTGCAGTGGGCGGGGCCGCGCTCGGCTCCGCCATCGGTGTCGGATGGCAGGCCGGCTGGCTGGTCGGCGCGGTCGCAGGCCAACTGCTGTTCCCGCGCAAGGGCCCGGACATCCGCACCGAGGGCCCGCGCCTCGGCGACCTCACCGTCACCTCGTCCGCCTACGGCGCGTCGATCGCGATTGGCTACGGCACGCTCCGGATGGCCGGCAACATGATCTGGTCGTCGGGCATCCGCGAGCAGCAGAACGTGACCCGCACCCGCGCGGGCGGCAAGGGCGGCGGCGGGGCGACCCAGACCTCGGTCAGCTACTCCTACTTTGCCTCGTTTGCGCTCAGCTTCGGCGAGGGGCCGGCCGAGGACGTGTTGCGCATCTGGGCCGACGGCAAGCTCATCTACGACAAGACCGGGGCGAGCCCGGACGTCGCCAAGCCCAACCTGCGGTTCCGCTTCTATCCTGGCAGCGAGACCCAGCTGCCCGATCCCCTGATCGAGGCCCATGTGGGCGCCGGGCGCGCGCCGGCCCATCGCGGGCTCTGCCTCATCGTGTTCGAGGACCTGGCGCTCGCCGACTACGGCAACCGCATCCCCAACATTACCGCCGAGATCACCTTCCGCCGCGCCGCGCAGCAGCCTTCCCAGCTCCTCGACTTCATCACCACGGGCGAGGGCGGCGCCTTCGGCTCCTACCAGATCGACGAGCTCGCGGCCGATTGGCGGCGCGGCTACGGCTACTTCGTCTCGTCGAGCAGCAACGCCGATGCCGCCGGCCTCCATCGCTTCAGCCTGCGCACCATGAAGGAGGACCGCCAGGCGCGGATGTCGGACGTGACCCAGGTCGCGCCGAACAACTTCCCGAGCACGCTCTTCTGCGGCGAGGATGGCCATCTCTACGTCGTCACCGGGTCGAGCAACTCGCGTCCGATCCTGCGCATCGAGCCCAATGCGCTGAAGGAGGTCGGGCGCTTCGGTTCGACAAGCAACGGGCTCTCGAATTCGACCCTCCGCTTCGTCGCGACCACGTGGATGGGCATGGTCTCGGCCTACGGACCTTCGGGGCGGGCAGACTTCATCCTGACCGGCTCGATCTTCGACGACGTCGGCCTGATTCGCGCCGAGGGCATGAGCTACGTCTGGGGCGCGGGCCAGACGGTGACCGAGCCGCGCGTGCGCGGCGCCATCGGCGGGGCAGTCGGCGAAGGCTTCGGCGAGGGCTGGCTCCTCGGCAGCGGGACGGGGACCAACCATGCGAGCCTCGGACTCTACCGCATCCGGGTCTCGGCGCTCGCCCAGTACGATGCGCTGACCGGCCAGTCGCTGGGCGTCACCTTCGAGAAGGTGGCGAGCGTCAGCCCGGCGGAGATCGAGGCGGGAGCCACCGGCTTCTATGACACGGCCGGCGGCCTCACCTATGACGCCACCGACGACAGCGTGATATTCCAGGCCCGGATCTCGAACGGCGGGTCGGCGGGCACGATCTATACGCTCAAGTGGCGGGCCGACGCCGGAGTCGTCTGGAAGACCGCGGTCCCGAGCCAGATCAACTACGAAGGCCCGTACTTCGGCCAGAGCCGGCTCAAGGGGCAGCGCTGGACCCTGATGCGCGGCACGCGCGTGGTCCAGCTCGACACCGCGACCGGCGCCATCGTGCTCAACGAGCTCTGGCCCAACGCCGTGAGCGAGGGTGGCGCCCAGGTCTACGACGCAGTCACCGACACCCATCTCGTGCGCGGCAGCAACGGGTGGGCGCGGCTCTTTCTCAATCGCGGCGGCGGCGAGGGCGAGGCGCTGTCGGCCATCGTCGCCGACCTCTGCGGGCGTGCCGGCCTAGGGCTCGCCGATATCGACGTGGCCGAGCTCACGCCGTCCGTGCCTGGCTATGTGATCGGCCGGCAGACGACCGTGCGCGGCGCCATCGAGCCGCTGGCTCAGGCCTATTTCTTCGACGCCGCCGAGAGTGATGACCTGCTGCGCTTTCGGACGCGCGGGCGGGCGCCGGCCGCCACCATCGGCGCCGACCTCCTGCTGCCGCTCGACGAGCGCACGGGCGAGAGCTGGCGCGAGCGCCGCACCCAGGAGGTGGAGCTGCCCGAGCGCGTCGGCATCGTCTACATGGATCGCGATGCCGACTACCAGCAGGGGGCGCAGAGCGAGAAGCGCGCCTCGCTGCCGCTCGCGACCATGCACTCGCGCGACCAGGCGAGCCTCGAGCTGGCGCTCGCCATCGATGCCGCCACGGCGAAGCGCATCGCCGCCAAGACGCTCTACAGCGCCTGGATCGAGCGCAGTCAATACGAGGGTGCGCTGCCGCCCGACTTCCTGGCCTTGGATCCAACGGACGTCGTCGACGTGGTCTTTCCGAGCGGATCGGCGTTCCGCACGCGGATCACCCGGCTCGATGTCGGCGCCGACTTCTCGCTGGCGCTGAAGGGGGTGTCTGAGACAGCAGCGACTTACGTTTCCACGGCCCTCGCCGATGGCGGGTCCGGCCGGCCGGCGCAGGCGGTCGGGGCCGAGGCGGCCACGCGCCTCATCCTGGCCGACCTGCCGCTCCTGCGCGACGTCGACGACGCGGGCGGCGCCGGCTCGCGCCTCTACTACCTGATGGCGGGCTTCGGCAGCCCGGGCTGGCCGGGCGCTGCCCTCTATCGCAGCCCCGACGGCTCGGCCTGGGCGCAGTTGGGGCGCGCTCTGAGCGAGGCGACCTGGGGTGCCACCGCCAATGCGCTTGGAGCCCCGCGCTCGCCCTTCGGCACGGACGAGGAGAACAGCCTCACCGTCTTCATGACCACCGGCGGCGATCGCCTGGAGAGCGTGACCCAGGAGGCGCTGGTCAACGGCGCCAATGCGGCCCTCGTGCTCAAGGCCAATGGCGAGCCGGAGATCATCCAGTTCCGCGACGTGTCGATCAACGCTGACGGCTCCTACACGCTTCGAGGCCTCCTGCGCGGCCGCCGGGGGACGGACGTCTTTGTTGGCGGCCACGCCGTAGGCGAGATCTTCGTGCTGCTCGATCCCGACGACGTCGAGACTCTCTCCGTCTCGCTCGGCGACCTCGGCCTGGCGCGCTCCTGGCGGGCGGTCGGGTTCGGCACGCTGTTCGAGGACGCCGAGACCATCGTGCACAGCCACAGCGGCCGCGACCTCAAGCCCTACGCGCCCGTGCATCTCGCCGGGAGCCGGAACGGCGGCGGCGACCTCACGGTCACCTGGGTCCGCCGCACGCGCATCGGCGGCGACTGGCGCGACGGCACGGGCGTGGTCCCGCTCGGCGAGGCCTCCGAGGCTTACGAGGTGGACGTGCTCGATACGCCGGGCGGCGCCGTCGTCCGCACCATCACCGGGCTTTCGAGCCCCACCGCCCTCTACACGGCGGCCGACCAGACGACCGACTTCGGCGCGCCGCAGTCGCTGGTGCACGTCGCCATCTACCAGATGAGCGCGGTCGCCGGCCGCGGCTTCCCTGCAACAGCGAGCCTCTGACATGCCAACGCCCAACCTCGGCATCCCGCACCTCGCAGCCTCCCAGAACCAGAAGGAGGTCACCGCCAACGACGCCTTCGACCGGCTCGACGAGGCGATGAACGACACCGCCTCGGTCGACTGCTCGGCCGGCAGCACCACCGTCGACGGCGCGACCTTCACCCGCAACTTCGAGCTGGTGCTGACCGGCGCGCCGGCCGCCGCCTTCACGCTCAGCGTGCCCGACGGCAAG
It includes:
- a CDS encoding NlpC/P60 family protein gives rise to the protein MPAEIITPEQIVAEARSWLGVPWRHQGRTRSGIDCVGLVVQVARALGLSDYDHTAYGRRAQGQGFVEHFRTNMDGVAIPEAGPGDVLVFADQAYPCHCGFLTERLSHPHLIHAHALRRKVIEEPYAGEWLAKVKFAFRFRKPVV
- a CDS encoding DUF2460 domain-containing protein yields the protein MTGFHEMQFPPDISYGASGGPGYSTTVVTTVSGHERRNANWAEARGRWNVAHGLKKREQVAELIAFFRARKGRAYGFRFKDWTDYQAFAQLIGIGDGTTKTFQLVKRYASGGEIETRVAAKPVAGTVRVYRDGVEAASGWTVNTATGLVTFTSAPASGVQVTADFEFDVPARFDSDQMDITIETYQLGSWGQIIIVEIRP
- a CDS encoding phage tail protein; the protein is MAILVAVGGAALGSAIGVGWQAGWLVGAVAGQLLFPRKGPDIRTEGPRLGDLTVTSSAYGASIAIGYGTLRMAGNMIWSSGIREQQNVTRTRAGGKGGGGATQTSVSYSYFASFALSFGEGPAEDVLRIWADGKLIYDKTGASPDVAKPNLRFRFYPGSETQLPDPLIEAHVGAGRAPAHRGLCLIVFEDLALADYGNRIPNITAEITFRRAAQQPSQLLDFITTGEGGAFGSYQIDELAADWRRGYGYFVSSSSNADAAGLHRFSLRTMKEDRQARMSDVTQVAPNNFPSTLFCGEDGHLYVVTGSSNSRPILRIEPNALKEVGRFGSTSNGLSNSTLRFVATTWMGMVSAYGPSGRADFILTGSIFDDVGLIRAEGMSYVWGAGQTVTEPRVRGAIGGAVGEGFGEGWLLGSGTGTNHASLGLYRIRVSALAQYDALTGQSLGVTFEKVASVSPAEIEAGATGFYDTAGGLTYDATDDSVIFQARISNGGSAGTIYTLKWRADAGVVWKTAVPSQINYEGPYFGQSRLKGQRWTLMRGTRVVQLDTATGAIVLNELWPNAVSEGGAQVYDAVTDTHLVRGSNGWARLFLNRGGGEGEALSAIVADLCGRAGLGLADIDVAELTPSVPGYVIGRQTTVRGAIEPLAQAYFFDAAESDDLLRFRTRGRAPAATIGADLLLPLDERTGESWRERRTQEVELPERVGIVYMDRDADYQQGAQSEKRASLPLATMHSRDQASLELALAIDAATAKRIAAKTLYSAWIERSQYEGALPPDFLALDPTDVVDVVFPSGSAFRTRITRLDVGADFSLALKGVSETAATYVSTALADGGSGRPAQAVGAEAATRLILADLPLLRDVDDAGGAGSRLYYLMAGFGSPGWPGAALYRSPDGSAWAQLGRALSEATWGATANALGAPRSPFGTDEENSLTVFMTTGGDRLESVTQEALVNGANAALVLKANGEPEIIQFRDVSINADGSYTLRGLLRGRRGTDVFVGGHAVGEIFVLLDPDDVETLSVSLGDLGLARSWRAVGFGTLFEDAETIVHSHSGRDLKPYAPVHLAGSRNGGGDLTVTWVRRTRIGGDWRDGTGVVPLGEASEAYEVDVLDTPGGAVVRTITGLSSPTALYTAADQTTDFGAPQSLVHVAIYQMSAVAGRGFPATASL
- a CDS encoding phage tail tape measure C-terminal domain-containing protein is translated as MTTRNLAVRLAVIDGGKVKAELRDVGESGQRSLKRIEDSARPASRALQAIDGAAGQVRGSLEGLTSRLGPLGGALSRLGPAGLAAGAAIAGLGLILTRGVQEAAEADRSYRRLEAVLRATGYASGLTAREIAGFAEEMERSTLASAESVQDAASVLATFRSVSGETFTRAIRLAQDLSTVFGQDLRSSATQLGKALEEPIQGISALRRVGVSFTASQRELIESLVETGQTAEAQKVILDALEQQVGGASAAEAGGLTGAANRLSDAWGNLLEAIGRTPAVSGLAEGALNLLADAAEGVASLFEDDPISVRIVETNRRLIEAEDRLVRFRESGNRRAVAVTQRLVEDLRRQVDELIAEARREAEAFAEEQQRAEAGRRAAEAERLAELLSTQRREIGRAIDQIATDPAERIARINRELDETRRRLDALRAPDGSNAADVDAAIGRAEELARRRIEAIERPAREAAGRVAAANARVIEDLGRQLAGLADERQAFIDQALSRLSEGATAAQRAEVERLAGALYDEKQAREELAKAMQEEERLREEGRRLVEQLRTPTEEYGVAVERLSTLLSAGAIDQETFNRALVKANEDLAAAQDRLLRQSREWQDGVTRALRDYADAATDSAKAAEQATALAFKTMEDALVSFVTTGKFEFASFADSILADITRIAVRQAILAPLANLLSGGSEGGDLLGGLGQVFAGIFHGGGVAGRDATPARGVDAAVFLTAPRYHTGGFAGLAPDEMPAILRRGEAVLTPEQMAALGAGARGQAERRPVPAQAGITVVMNISTPDVGGFRYAQGQIAADAARAIDRARRNL
- a CDS encoding DUF2163 domain-containing protein, giving the protein MKSVSAALAAHLAGPVTTLATCWRITRRDGREFFFTDHDRDLVFEGEVYRASSGYSRTAIANDSSLGVDNLDVEGVFDTQAITEEELRAGLFDQAEVRIFLVNWADPSMGSLRMRRGWFGEVVLTEQGVFRTELRGMTQALSQRIGELYSPECRADLGDDRCKVPIHPPEIQRSAAYAVGDIVRVRTSSALATIGIPFVNPGFDAGDLSGWTLVSGSASAKTSNGALGPKTGTHFIEGGNVSSFEVRQTVDLAGVLDPATTDGGSYLLTVGAWRANGGGDTADQGRVRVELLDEAGAVLATPLDTGNEAMAGVWTLRQAADAPVPAGARQLRVVFSGTRVSGTACNAALDGVSGYFTDTTTGVGTAAVYENRIYRCVAVGTTAAVQPAYDTGVGQQTTDGSAVFEAMEAWSRAGLVADVVDRAVFTASIDEPRAADGWFAGGVLTWESGPNTGRSIEVKAWTQASGRIELFLPMGYAIRVGDLFRIHPGCDKRLDTCIDRFANVLNFRGEPYVPGQDAIMSYPDAR